A section of the Metabacillus endolithicus genome encodes:
- a CDS encoding spore gernimation protein GerPD has translation MNFTVVNKDIQVGAIKVVGVSSSSVFLIGDTQTIALSSVFDTPPESLIIGPLVPLAPQ, from the coding sequence ATGAATTTTACTGTAGTTAATAAAGATATCCAGGTGGGAGCTATTAAAGTTGTTGGGGTATCTAGCTCATCTGTTTTTTTAATAGGTGATACTCAAACAATTGCTCTTTCTTCGGTCTTTGATACACCACCTGAGTCTTTAATTATCGGTCCATTAGTGCCGTTGGCGCCACAATGA
- a CDS encoding YisL family protein, whose translation MTHAHITTWVVAIILFFVAHSLFKSGKEKPSKIVHMVLRLFYILIVITGVILVTGVYQLDGEYIAKIVLGIWTIGAMEMVLVRLKKGKPTRVFWIQFVIVLLLTIVLGLRLPLGIWSFS comes from the coding sequence ATGACACATGCACACATTACTACATGGGTTGTAGCGATTATTCTTTTCTTTGTTGCACATTCTTTATTTAAGTCTGGAAAAGAAAAGCCATCAAAAATTGTTCATATGGTTTTACGCTTGTTTTACATTTTAATTGTGATTACAGGTGTTATTCTTGTTACTGGTGTGTATCAGTTAGATGGGGAATACATAGCGAAAATTGTTTTAGGAATCTGGACAATCGGTGCAATGGAGATGGTTCTGGTTAGATTGAAAAAAGGAAAACCAACAAGAGTTTTCTGGATTCAATTTGTAATTGTTCTACTTTTAACAATTGTATTAGGACTGCGTCTGCCTTTAGGAATTTGGAGTTTTTCTTAA
- a CDS encoding AAA family ATPase, with amino-acid sequence MKPITLTVSGLHSFREKQTINFDALCDGGIFGIFGPTGSGKSSILDAMTLALYGKVERAMNNTHGILNHAEDQLSVSFTFELENASSKKRYVVERVFKRTDDIRVKTAICRLIEEGEEHVVLADKAVDVNDKIYGLLGLTIDDFTRAVVLPQGKFAEFLSLKGAERRQMLQRLFHLEQYGDLLLKKLKRRLSTARITRNELEAEKTGLGDASAEAVKEAKKQVKEAEVLLEKRQKEFESVTKDYEQKQATWQLQQQRLELEKEKASVKKDEEQIQSLQQQVKTAEEAEALRPYAEALQARKQEKIQAEGNLEAAKKNVEKMKQQYETSSRAYEAIRKEKSEQEPALVAKREKLLQLQKVEEELKQDQTILHELKQKKEELQKQQEHHQSLLTKAQQLVEKAAVKQQTLQEEQKTKTVSAKERDQVRAALEAKQHVQQSKQQFEETNELLEKKYNALISEKKKYDSLTDQLSVNKKHLENKFNELTSLYFLISERETEYKHFLSGAKHKLEEKIAEEEKAKNQKLAFALVKELKEGAPCPVCGSCCHPSPVHADLDHEEEIEMQLHVMKQQFEQLQSLSQEPHSLKIKAEGLSEQLTSDFLFLQNKKLIEEVTVEQLIAPNTNMSLEQGIQTFQLSFKNLNQDYIQLRQSLEKNVKQLRDLQQEEVRSKDGIASANNDVQEWTDKLNEYKQKYEKSLTYYSETFSHIPIENVEKLQKEISEKDEALEQLNERIQKSFSFIEEQEEIVKKQEEFNRNIKEQQIELQALLKNRDFSIKEKQEKLKEVGLEKPISTVIAETNATIIHLAEKENELYQGWQKESNMLHQLQSELAAHERSYEQAKHQVQESEQKWSQVKENTSFKTIEETLASLLGAEKRQQLKAEIEAFMDKMKQLNTDLNRIEEKLGNKQISQEEWNTIQQIKMEIKQQVEDAVASKGAATNGLQVLLDKHERFVVIENQQKELDDLLGKLEKLQSVFKGNSFVEYVAEEQLQQVSRDASERLSMLTRGRYAIEVDSQGGFIMRDDANGGVRRPVSTLSGGETFLTSLALALSLSTQIQLRGEYPLQFFFLDEGFGTLDIELLDTVITALEKLQSQNLSVGVISHVQELRARLPRKLIVEPAEPSGKGTSVYLESL; translated from the coding sequence ATGAAGCCTATTACTTTAACTGTTTCTGGATTGCATAGCTTCAGAGAAAAACAGACGATTAATTTTGATGCCCTTTGTGATGGCGGGATCTTTGGAATCTTTGGGCCAACAGGAAGCGGTAAGTCGTCAATTCTGGATGCTATGACTCTTGCTTTATATGGAAAAGTAGAACGTGCGATGAACAACACACATGGAATTTTAAATCATGCCGAAGACCAGCTTTCTGTTTCGTTTACCTTTGAACTTGAAAATGCCTCTTCAAAGAAAAGATATGTTGTGGAACGGGTGTTTAAACGAACAGACGATATTAGGGTGAAAACAGCTATCTGTCGTTTAATTGAAGAAGGAGAAGAGCATGTTGTTTTAGCGGATAAAGCAGTTGATGTAAATGACAAGATCTATGGATTATTAGGTCTTACAATCGATGACTTTACCCGTGCTGTTGTTCTTCCACAAGGAAAATTTGCTGAATTTCTTTCTTTAAAAGGTGCAGAAAGAAGACAAATGCTACAACGTTTATTTCACCTAGAGCAATACGGTGATCTGCTTTTGAAGAAGTTAAAACGACGCTTATCTACTGCAAGGATTACTCGTAATGAATTAGAAGCAGAGAAAACTGGTTTAGGCGATGCATCGGCAGAGGCTGTTAAAGAAGCGAAGAAGCAAGTAAAAGAAGCAGAAGTTTTACTTGAAAAGCGTCAAAAAGAGTTTGAAAGTGTAACAAAGGACTATGAACAAAAACAAGCAACTTGGCAATTACAACAGCAAAGGCTAGAACTAGAAAAGGAAAAAGCATCAGTCAAAAAAGATGAAGAACAGATTCAATCTTTACAACAACAGGTGAAAACGGCTGAGGAAGCAGAAGCCTTAAGACCGTATGCAGAGGCTTTACAAGCTCGTAAACAAGAAAAAATTCAGGCAGAAGGTAATCTTGAGGCTGCGAAGAAAAATGTAGAGAAAATGAAACAGCAATATGAAACTAGCAGCCGAGCTTACGAGGCAATTCGAAAGGAAAAATCTGAACAAGAACCAGCTTTAGTAGCAAAGCGTGAAAAGCTATTACAATTGCAAAAGGTTGAAGAAGAGCTTAAACAAGATCAAACAATACTACACGAACTTAAACAGAAAAAAGAAGAGTTACAAAAGCAGCAGGAGCACCATCAGTCACTATTAACAAAAGCACAGCAATTAGTTGAAAAAGCAGCAGTAAAGCAACAAACTTTACAAGAAGAGCAGAAAACAAAAACCGTTTCTGCTAAAGAAAGAGATCAGGTTCGTGCCGCTTTAGAAGCAAAACAACATGTTCAACAAAGTAAACAGCAGTTCGAAGAAACGAATGAATTGTTAGAGAAAAAATACAACGCATTAATTAGTGAAAAGAAAAAATACGATTCTCTTACAGATCAATTGTCCGTTAATAAAAAACATCTTGAAAATAAATTTAATGAACTAACCTCCCTCTATTTTCTGATTTCGGAAAGGGAAACGGAATATAAGCACTTTCTTTCTGGCGCTAAACACAAGTTAGAAGAAAAAATAGCAGAAGAGGAAAAGGCAAAAAACCAGAAGTTGGCTTTTGCGCTCGTCAAGGAGTTAAAAGAGGGAGCACCTTGTCCTGTTTGTGGATCATGTTGCCACCCGAGCCCTGTACATGCTGATCTCGATCATGAAGAAGAAATTGAAATGCAATTACATGTGATGAAGCAACAGTTTGAACAGCTTCAGTCATTAAGTCAGGAGCCGCATTCACTTAAAATAAAAGCTGAGGGTCTATCCGAGCAGCTTACTTCTGATTTCTTATTTTTACAAAATAAAAAGCTAATAGAAGAAGTTACAGTAGAGCAACTGATTGCACCAAATACGAATATGTCATTAGAACAAGGTATTCAAACGTTTCAATTATCATTTAAAAATCTAAATCAAGATTATATACAATTACGTCAATCTCTTGAAAAGAACGTGAAACAGCTACGTGATTTGCAGCAGGAGGAAGTAAGAAGTAAAGATGGTATTGCTTCTGCAAATAATGATGTTCAGGAATGGACAGACAAACTTAATGAGTACAAACAAAAATACGAGAAAAGCTTAACCTATTACTCTGAGACATTCTCACACATTCCAATTGAGAATGTTGAGAAGTTACAAAAAGAAATCTCTGAAAAAGATGAAGCACTCGAGCAGTTAAATGAACGAATTCAAAAGAGTTTTTCTTTTATAGAAGAACAGGAAGAAATCGTGAAAAAACAGGAAGAATTCAATAGGAATATAAAAGAACAACAGATTGAGCTTCAAGCCTTATTAAAGAATCGTGATTTTTCTATTAAAGAAAAACAAGAAAAGCTGAAAGAAGTTGGTTTGGAGAAACCAATTTCTACTGTAATCGCGGAAACAAATGCGACGATTATACATTTAGCTGAAAAAGAAAATGAGCTGTATCAAGGATGGCAAAAAGAATCTAATATGCTTCATCAATTGCAAAGTGAGCTTGCCGCACATGAAAGATCATATGAGCAAGCAAAGCACCAAGTTCAAGAATCAGAACAAAAATGGTCACAAGTAAAAGAGAACACATCGTTTAAAACAATTGAAGAAACATTAGCATCCCTACTAGGTGCAGAAAAAAGGCAACAACTGAAGGCTGAAATTGAAGCCTTTATGGATAAAATGAAGCAGCTTAACACAGACTTAAATCGAATTGAAGAAAAGTTAGGAAATAAGCAAATTTCTCAAGAAGAATGGAATACTATTCAACAAATCAAAATGGAGATAAAGCAACAGGTTGAGGATGCTGTTGCCAGCAAGGGGGCAGCTACAAATGGCCTGCAGGTGCTTTTAGACAAGCACGAGCGCTTCGTAGTCATAGAAAACCAACAAAAAGAACTTGATGATTTGTTGGGAAAACTAGAAAAACTTCAATCTGTTTTTAAAGGAAACAGCTTTGTTGAATATGTTGCAGAGGAGCAGCTGCAGCAAGTAAGTCGTGATGCATCTGAAAGGCTTTCAATGCTAACTCGTGGTCGCTATGCGATTGAAGTTGATTCACAAGGCGGATTTATTATGAGAGATGATGCAAACGGTGGAGTAAGAAGACCTGTTTCCACATTATCAGGAGGGGAAACGTTCTTAACCTCACTTGCACTTGCCTTATCGCTATCAACACAAATTCAACTTCGTGGTGAATACCCGCTTCAATTTTTCTTCTTAGATGAAGGGTTCGGAACGTTAGACATTGAGCTGCTCGATACAGTCATAACGGCTCTAGAAAAATTGCAATCACAAAATTTATCAGTTGGAGTTATTAGCCACGTGCAAGAGCTAAGAGCAAGACTGCCACGGAAACTAATTGTGGAGCCTGCTGAACCATCTGGTAAAGGAACGTCTGTTTATTTAGAATCACTTTAA
- a CDS encoding HNH endonuclease encodes MGKKKDIGTCELCEREEVETTIHHLTPKEMGGTFLPTAKLCVACHKQIHALYTNNELAARLSTITDLKQDEKIKSFIKWIRKQPSSKLVQTRKSNERKQKGR; translated from the coding sequence ATGGGAAAGAAAAAAGATATTGGGACATGTGAATTGTGTGAAAGAGAAGAAGTTGAAACAACCATTCATCACCTAACACCTAAGGAAATGGGTGGTACCTTCTTGCCTACAGCAAAGCTCTGTGTGGCTTGTCACAAGCAAATTCATGCTTTATATACAAACAATGAATTAGCAGCAAGGCTTTCAACAATTACAGATCTAAAACAGGATGAAAAAATCAAAAGCTTTATTAAATGGATTAGAAAGCAACCTTCTAGTAAATTAGTTCAAACGAGAAAATCCAATGAACGAAAGCAGAAGGGGCGTTAG
- a CDS encoding spore germination protein — MPAIVGPIKINEVGGGVVNFGDTFYLAPKSQSKSASGSGGGSTGDFHIINNGISGTNLIDPDVTDQNMLANN; from the coding sequence ATGCCAGCTATTGTCGGTCCAATTAAGATTAATGAAGTAGGCGGCGGAGTCGTTAACTTTGGGGATACGTTTTATCTTGCCCCAAAAAGCCAGTCAAAGAGTGCCTCAGGCTCTGGCGGAGGAAGCACAGGAGATTTCCACATTATTAATAATGGAATAAGTGGTACCAATTTAATTGATCCAGATGTAACAGATCAAAACATGTTGGCGAATAATTAA
- a CDS encoding fumarylacetoacetate hydrolase family protein has translation MKFVLATIHSEPFIGLLYGEKIIDLNKAEQEIFEITSFPRSLLECVTLGEKFVQDVVQIVDKIKNADGHEGYVYSFSDVKIQAPIPRPTKNIFCVGKNYREHAIEMGSEEDIPKHLMMFSKAPTSVIGHEDEIDPHLHITSELDYEGELAVVIGKKGKQIKEDEAMNYVFGYTIINDITARNLLSQHKQFLIGKSLDTSCPMGPYLVHKSAIKDPYDLSIKTKVNNEVRQDGHTKDMIFTIEHMISTLSQGTTLEPGDIIATGTPAGVGKGFKPPKFLNPGDVVEIEVEGIGILKNKIIG, from the coding sequence ATGAAATTTGTATTAGCTACAATACATAGCGAACCTTTTATTGGATTGTTATATGGAGAAAAAATTATTGATTTAAACAAGGCGGAACAAGAAATTTTTGAAATTACTTCATTTCCAAGATCACTATTGGAGTGCGTAACTTTGGGCGAAAAGTTTGTTCAAGACGTAGTCCAAATAGTTGATAAAATAAAGAATGCTGATGGACATGAAGGATATGTATATTCTTTTTCGGATGTTAAAATACAAGCACCTATTCCAAGGCCAACAAAAAATATTTTTTGTGTTGGAAAGAACTACAGAGAACATGCGATTGAAATGGGAAGTGAAGAGGACATACCAAAGCATCTTATGATGTTTTCAAAAGCACCAACATCTGTAATTGGTCATGAAGATGAAATTGATCCACATCTACATATTACAAGTGAACTCGATTATGAAGGTGAGCTTGCAGTGGTCATTGGTAAAAAAGGAAAACAAATCAAAGAAGATGAAGCAATGAATTATGTGTTTGGCTATACAATTATAAACGACATTACAGCTCGAAATCTTCTATCACAGCACAAACAATTTTTAATTGGCAAAAGTTTAGACACTTCTTGTCCAATGGGGCCTTATTTAGTTCATAAATCAGCTATAAAAGATCCTTATGATTTAAGTATTAAAACAAAAGTAAATAATGAAGTGAGACAAGATGGACATACAAAAGATATGATTTTTACAATCGAGCATATGATCTCAACTCTTTCTCAAGGAACAACACTTGAGCCAGGGGATATCATTGCAACTGGAACCCCAGCTGGTGTGGGAAAAGGATTTAAACCGCCGAAGTTTCTAAATCCAGGAGATGTAGTTGAAATTGAAGTTGAAGGTATTGGAATCTTGAAAAATAAAATCATAGGATAA
- the gerPC gene encoding spore germination protein GerPC — MYYHEMTKYLQQLHNYVQQQDKKIQQLTQLINDLRVDVDSLKKQPYTNIERIEYKFDQLKVEQLDGTLNIGLNPTDPEQIDNFEVQQQGMNVNGVQQQLRDQLMKQCSQDINHFLNQDCIHYIQQAEKQYELTLDDPHRRHIIEDIRKQIDSRIQYYINAQPLTEQDSLLNKKQEIFELVKKDVENSIMHFLQHLPKDSP, encoded by the coding sequence ATGTACTATCATGAGATGACTAAATACCTCCAGCAGCTTCATAATTATGTTCAGCAGCAAGATAAAAAAATCCAACAACTTACTCAACTTATAAATGATTTACGGGTCGATGTTGACTCCTTAAAAAAACAACCTTACACAAATATTGAAAGAATTGAATATAAATTTGATCAGCTAAAGGTTGAACAGTTAGATGGGACCCTTAATATTGGTCTTAATCCAACCGACCCTGAGCAGATAGATAACTTTGAGGTTCAACAACAAGGGATGAACGTAAATGGTGTTCAACAACAACTTCGAGATCAACTAATGAAGCAATGCAGCCAAGATATTAACCATTTTCTAAATCAAGACTGTATTCATTATATACAGCAGGCAGAAAAACAATATGAATTAACCCTTGATGACCCTCATCGCAGACATATTATTGAAGACATTAGAAAACAAATTGATAGCAGAATTCAGTACTACATTAATGCTCAGCCTCTTACTGAACAAGATTCATTACTAAATAAAAAACAGGAAATTTTTGAATTGGTGAAGAAGGATGTCGAGAATTCTATTATGCATTTCCTGCAACATTTGCCAAAAGATTCTCCATAA
- a CDS encoding TatD family hydrolase: MIDAHLHLDQYDLNKLDFYIDMWRNHGIKGVVAVATDLQSSYKTLELKHKYPTFIRAAIGHHPEAPPLTSKDLAELLNLIKKEKNHLSGIGEIGLPTYQKESLYEVYGEELFCEQLEVLLEIAKSVDLPVALHAVHEESEKVLLLLKKHEIKKAHFHWLKASNQNVQDIISCGYYVSVTPEVCYRERDQRLVRMIPMDQLLIETDGPWKHGGHFQHQDTTPLFLKDIVDSLSNIFSISTVNINEILMANTKRLYD, translated from the coding sequence ATGATCGATGCCCATCTCCATCTTGATCAATATGATCTAAATAAGCTAGATTTTTATATTGATATGTGGAGAAATCATGGAATTAAAGGAGTTGTAGCGGTTGCTACAGATTTACAATCAAGCTATAAAACATTAGAGCTAAAGCATAAATACCCTACATTTATACGTGCTGCGATTGGCCATCATCCAGAAGCCCCTCCATTGACTAGTAAAGATCTAGCTGAACTTCTGAACTTAATAAAAAAGGAGAAAAACCACTTGTCAGGTATTGGTGAGATTGGTCTTCCAACCTATCAAAAAGAGTCTTTATATGAAGTGTATGGAGAAGAACTATTTTGCGAACAATTAGAAGTGCTTTTAGAAATAGCAAAATCAGTAGATCTTCCGGTTGCTTTACATGCTGTTCATGAAGAGTCAGAGAAGGTGCTTTTACTATTGAAAAAGCATGAAATAAAGAAGGCACATTTTCATTGGTTAAAAGCTTCGAATCAAAATGTTCAAGATATAATCTCTTGTGGTTATTATGTTTCTGTTACACCAGAGGTTTGCTATAGGGAACGTGACCAGCGTCTTGTCAGAATGATTCCAATGGATCAATTATTAATTGAAACGGATGGACCTTGGAAGCATGGTGGACACTTTCAGCATCAAGACACAACTCCTCTCTTTTTAAAGGATATCGTGGACTCCTTATCGAATATATTTTCAATATCAACTGTAAACATAAATGAAATACTAATGGCAAATACTAAAAGGCTTTATGATTGA
- a CDS encoding aspartyl-phosphate phosphatase Spo0E family protein has protein sequence MFTNEIEIKRKNLIKTAKKYGINSDQTIQCSQELDMLLLQEILGSNKHLINDDKQVKEYI, from the coding sequence ATGTTCACGAATGAAATTGAAATAAAAAGAAAGAACTTGATTAAAACAGCCAAAAAATATGGAATTAATTCTGACCAAACAATTCAATGCAGCCAAGAGCTTGATATGCTTTTATTACAAGAAATCCTCGGGAGTAATAAACACCTAATTAATGATGATAAACAAGTGAAAGAGTACATATAA
- a CDS encoding spore germination protein GerPB, translating into MNFYINQTICINYLRVDSVNNSSVLQIGSAGMIKPLSNLYNTGGFFQEAPQILTEAPTGVAAEASEGPLVPLSTPTA; encoded by the coding sequence GTGAATTTCTACATTAACCAAACCATCTGCATAAATTACCTGCGGGTGGATTCTGTAAACAACTCTTCTGTGCTGCAAATCGGGAGTGCTGGAATGATAAAGCCCCTATCAAACCTTTATAATACTGGTGGATTTTTTCAAGAAGCACCTCAAATTTTGACCGAGGCTCCTACAGGTGTTGCAGCAGAGGCTTCTGAGGGACCTCTTGTTCCTCTTTCTACTCCTACAGCATAA
- a CDS encoding spore germination protein — protein MPAIVGAFKVNSVGTSSIVHVGDVITISPYAEVKTFAGAGSFNTGDGLNIYNQNSVTNTYDNDVIDQPMAGNL, from the coding sequence ATGCCAGCTATTGTAGGTGCCTTTAAAGTAAATAGTGTAGGAACAAGCAGCATTGTTCATGTTGGAGATGTAATTACCATTTCTCCTTATGCCGAGGTTAAAACATTTGCTGGTGCTGGTTCCTTTAACACAGGTGATGGTCTTAATATTTACAATCAAAATTCTGTTACCAACACGTATGATAATGATGTTATTGACCAGCCAATGGCAGGAAACTTATAA